CCAGCTGAAATAGCTGGTTTAATATTAAATGATTGAAAAATGGGTGAAAAAGGTTGGATAGGTCTAAACTTATGAGTTAGCAACGGTAGCATCAAAGCCAGAATCATCGATAACCGCCGCAATCTCTTCAGCGCTGGTCTTACTATCGTCAAAAGTCACGGTAGCTTGATTTTCAGCAAGCTCAACACTAATAGTCATAATCCCATCAAGATCGGCAGTCACTTTATGAACGCTCTCGACACACCCTTCACAGGTCATGCCATCAATTTTAATAATACGAGTTTGGTTTGCCATGTTAGGCTCCTTATTGTTATTTATTAAATTTTATTTATCGAATATTTATGCATTGAAAAAAGGTTATCATATAATAGTCAGCGATAACCAACATCAGTTATCTATACACTACGGTAAGCGATTTCAATATTAACATCAAGTTCATTTAGTAAGCGTTTTATAAACCCTTCAGTAACGACTTACTCTTCAGTACGAATTAATCTGATGACAACCTGCCCTTTCTTTTTAATCATTACGTGGGTTTTGCGGTGCATCAATAGGAAAGGGCTGGGTGACGTAATCAACCATACTGATCGCCGCAGTAAACGCATGAATACTGGTATCAGTATTGTCATAACGTATCAGGGCGGTGTTACTAGCAGGCTCAAGCTCGATTGCAGTAACGCCTTTGATATTCTTGAGCGCAGTCATTACACTCTCCACCCCTTCGGCATCATCGATATTTTCTATACTTACCTTTGCTGTCTGAATTGCCATAACTGTATTCCCTATAAATTTTTATATAATTATTTTATGTATTACTGGGTATCTAGCACTTTAAAGCCTTTAACCAAGTCATCAATCTGCTTCAACTGCTGCAAAAACGGCTCTAACTGGCTCATACGTAAAGCACAGGGACCATCACACTTTGCTACTTCTGGATTGGGATGAGCCTCTAAAAACAGTCCTGCCAAGCCCGTCGCCATGCCCGCACGAGCAAGGGTGGTAATTTGCTCACGGCGACCACCAGCACTATCACTGCGTGCGCCCGGCTGCTGCAAGCTGTGAGTCACATCAAAGAATACCGGCACCTCCATCTGCTTCATAGTATCAAAACCCAGCATATCAACGACTAAGTTATTATAACCAAAGGCACTACCACGCTCGCAAAGAATCAGCTTATCATTACCTGCTTCTAAGCATTTATTAAGAATATGGCGCATCTCATGCGGCGCTAAAAACTGTGCTTTTTTGATATTAATAATGGCGCCGGTCTTTGCCATCGCTTCTACTAAATCGGTTTGACGTGACAAAAAAGCAGGCAGTTGAATAATATCAGCCACCTCTGCGACTGGCTGCGCCTGATAAGGCTCATGCACATCAGTAATAATCGGCACTTGGAACTTTTCTTTGATTTGACCCAACCAATCTACGCCTTTCTCAAGTCCAGGTCCACGAAAAGAGTGTAGACTTGAGCGATTGGCCTTATCAAAGCTGGCCTTGAACACATAACCGATACCCAAACGCTGGCAGATATCGATATATTGTTCAGCAATCTCAAACGCTAGTTCTTTTGATTCCAGCACGTTCATACCGCCGAACAACACAAACGGTTGGTCGTTACCGATATTAATCGTATTACCTTGGCTATCTTTGAGCTTAATATGAGATTGAGCGGTTAATAGTTTTTCCATGACGACCTACCTAGAGATTATTAGCTGATTATTATTATTAATGACATGTCGTCTATTGTAAACGATAGTGGGATAAAAGAAAGCTACTCAATAAAAGCGCTACAAAATCAAAATTACAGATATAAACGCTTAGCATAAAAAAAGATCAATCCGAAGATTAGTCTTTTATCTAAATTAGAGATATATCCTACTCTTAACTCTTCTAAAACTATTGACGTAGGCTAAGTTTTCAGCCCAGCATTTTGCTTCTATAAAGTCTCAAAGCTAAAAACTCCAGCCTACGATAGTTCATTATAAGTTGAGAATCAGTTAGATATAACACTCATTAATATCATTTAGTTTAAAGCACTTATTTAGCTTCATTATAATTCTTTGCCGCTTTGACAAAGCTATTAAACAAGGGGTGGCCACCACGAGGCGAGCTGGTAAACTCAGGATGGAACTGCACCGCGATAAACCAAGGATGATCAGCTATCTCAACCGACTCAACCAAATGCTGCTTGGCAGAATAGCCAGAGATGGTCATGCCCGCTTGTTCTAAAGGCTCGATATAGCGGTTATTCATCTCATAGCGATGACGATGACGTTCGGTAATCATAGTAGCGCCATAGATTTGCGCCAGCTTGCTACCAGCGACTAATTCAGCTTGCTGAGCACCTAAACGCATTGTACCGCCGAGATCTGAATTATCCGTCCGAATCTGTAGCTCACCGCGCTCATCTAGCCACTCAGTAATTAGACCAATAATAGGCTCTGCGCTCTTACGATCAAATTCAGAAGAGTTGGCGTCGATACCTAGTACATTGCGGGCATACTCAATTACAGCCAGCTGCATACCTAAGCAGATACCTAAATAAGGAACTTTGTTTTCGCGAGCATAAGTGATGGCCTTAATCTTACCGGTAGTACCACGCTCACCGAAGCCGCCAGGGACTAAAACAGCGTCCGCCTGACTTAGCTGAGCAAATAGTGCATCGTCACTTTCTAAATGCTCGGCATCAATATAATCAATTTTGACCGCAGCTTTATGGGTGATACCGGCATGTAATAATGCTTCGTTAATAGACTTATAAGCATCAGGCAGCTCAACATACTTACCTACCATTGCCACGGTAACTGTCTTTTCTGGATTGAGCTGGGCTTCGACTACCTTGTCCCAATCACTCAAATCTGCTTCTGGTAAATCAAGACCAAAACGCTCACAAATCAAGTCATCGAGATCTTGTTCGTGCAAGGTGCGCGGTATCTGATAAATACTCTTGGCATCTTCACACATGATGACCGCACGCTCTTCAACGTTAGTAAATAAAGCAATCTTACGACGGTTATCAGAGGATATATGATGATCAGAGCGGCAAATTAAGATATCAGGCTGCAAACCAATAGAGCGTAGCTCTTTAACCGAATGCTGAGTAGGCTTGGTCTTGGTCTCGCCAGCGCTGGCAATATAAGGGACTAGTGTCAGATGCATGAGGATAGCTCTATTACGGCCCAGCTCAACTTGCATTTGGCGCACAGCTTCCATAAAAGGTAGCGACTCGATATCACCGACGGTGCCGCCAATCTCGATAATGGCAATATCATAGCCTTCGCCACTTGCTATAATCTTACTTTTAATTTCATCAGTAATATGGGGAATAACTTGGACGGTACCACCGAGATACTCGCCGCGGCGCTCTTTATTAAGCACGTTTTGATAAATGCGACCACTAGTAAAGTTATTACTTTTACTCATTTTGGAATGACGCAAAAAGCGCTCATAATAGCCCAAATCCAAATCGGTCTCAGCCCCATCTTCGGTGACGAATACCTCGCCATGTTGAAAGGGACTCATCGTACCCGGATCGACATTAATATAGGGGTCCATCTTGGTCATGGTCACGGTGACACCGCGGGCTTCAAGAACTGCGGCCAAAGAAGCTGCAGTAATACCTTTTCCTAGTGAGGACACTACCCCACCGGTCACAAATATAAATTTGGTCATAGTACTCTATCGGTAGTTGGTAAAAGAGGATTTTACTAAAAATACGCTGTGAAATATAGGACAAAACTTAAACTGGCTTAAATTTTCTGCAGCCAATAGGTTTAGGCCTCATCTATCAGCAGATTTAGATCAATAAAAAAAGACTCATCCTCAAGGGATAAGTCTTTTATCTAAGCAAGGTTTATTATAACATTTATATAGAAGATTAATTTAGAATTTATATTCTAAACCGCCACCAAAGGCGAACACCTCAATATCAGATTCAATATTGGCATAGCGCTCATATTGATTATTATCAGCGTCCACACCTTTTATTTTACCTACTGCCACATAATCAGCTGAGTTTTTGCCGATATAAGCATGAGCTGTGATATTCTTTTTAAAATCATAAGTACCGCCAAGTACTATTTGATCAGAATTAGAATCATCATAGCCATTTAAGTTGTCTGTCTTATTGTACTGAAGATAAACAGAAGCTGGTTTGGCAAAATTCTCTAAATTCATCTTTCCGCTAACCACTAAGCCTTTCTCTTTTTTAGACCCTTTAAAGTCATAGTCAGCTTGTTGATACATCAGTCCCAAAGTTACCGGCGCTGGCAAGGCAAAATACTTATCAACATCCGCTGTTATCTCTCCACGAATAACGTCGCCGCCATAGCCCACATTTTTTCTACGGGGTTTATTGGGGTTGGCTAGATCTAAGATTCTGATCTTATCATTAATATCCATATCTTTACTATAAGCCAGACCTAGAGTATAGCCAGCCTCCGGCTCATATAATAGCGCAGTAGCAAAACCATCTTGATCACTATCATCATCAGATCCAAAGCTTTCATCAGCAGCGTACTGTAGCCTCAACTCTAAGGGTATATCTTGGTATTTAGGTGAAATCCATACTATAGAATTACTTTGCCGCGAATCATCAAGCATATTTAGTGCTCTAAGCTCATCTTCACTTTTTAGCTTACTGTCTCCTAGATTATCGAGATAACCTTCGGTAACGATAGATTTATCCACTTCACCAAGTACGGATGAGTTACGGCCCACACGGATTTGACCAAACGTCTTATTATCTAGCCCTAAATAAGTATCTCGACTTTTAAAGGTTTTGTCATCACCATCAACACTAGTACCATATTCTAGTTTATAAATGACATCAGTATTTTCAGTCATAGCCTCAGAACCTCTAAGACCTATACGAGATCCATGCGAATTAAGCTCTATGGTATTCTCGTCATAGTTATCTAAAGCTTCGGTGGTTTCATTGGGACCAAGACGGGTATTTATATCTGCTTGGGCATTAATATAATCAGCAGTAAGAAATATTTTACCATAAAATTTTGGAGCTGCTTGAGCAGTAGATAGGGATAGCGCAGCAATAGCGGTGGCTAAGAGTAGTTTTTTCATGGAGAGATCTCTATTTAGGACTTCAGCGATAGGCTGTGAAACTTAGCAACTAAAAATTATTAAGGTATATTTATTAAGGTATATATAGTCACTAGTGTCGGAAATTATCTTAGACGACATTTATCATCGAATTCGTAATTTACCTTCCAGCCTATCACTTTTAAAATAGTTTGCAATACCCTTACTTGCATAGTTGATTTGAAATGCAATAAGTACAAAATCTAGTGCTAAAAAAGATACTCTAAACCGCCACCAACAGCGAAGACATCGATATCTGCTACTGATCTCGTAGGATCCATAGGACTGGTATAGTCGGCTGAGTTCTGGCCGATATAAGCATGAGCAATAATGTTGTCTTTAAACTGGTATTCACCACCCAGTACAATCTGATCCGAATCATTATTACTGATACCATTTAGATTGTCTGTCTTATTGTACTGTAAATAGACCGTGGTGGGTTTAGCAAAGTTATTCAGTGCCATCTTACCGCTGACTATTAGACCTTTTTCTTTCTTAGAACCTCTAAAGTCATAATCAGCTTGCTGATAGACAGCGCCTAAAGTTATAGGCGTGCCTAGGTCGATATATTTATCCAAATCGACAGTTAAAGTACCGCGAATAGCATCACCGCCATAACTGACTCTACCCTCAACATTATCGTCAGTGACAAAATCTAAAGTGTTGATACTACCACTAGCCTCGATATCTTTACTGTAAGCAAGGCCGGCAGTATAGGCTGCTTTAGCAAGCTTTATTGATGCTCCATAACCGTCTTCATTATTATCGAAACTCTCGCCAGCGACATATTGAACGACCAACTGTAAGTCGTTGTACTCAGGAGCAATCCATAATGCCGAATTGTCTGAGCGTGTATAATCAAGCATATTTAGAGCAGCAGCACCTCCACTATCATTGAGGGTACGTTTACCTAAATTATCCCAGTAAGCTCTAGTAACCATAGGTTCGTACACATAGCTGAAGACCGAGGAGTTGCGACCAAAGCGAAACTCGCCATAGTCTTGATTGTTTAATCCTAAATAAGTATCACGACTTTGAAAGGTTCTATCCTCGCCATCAATCTCAATGCCATACTCTAATCGATAAACGACATCAGTATTGGTCGTCATAGCCTCAGAGCCTCTCAAGCCTATCCTAGAGAAGTTTGAATTGATCTGAAATGAGTCTTCATCAAAATCTTTAGTAGCATTGATACGCTGATCATAGTCTGCTTCACTATTGATATAATCCATGGTCATAAAGGCTTTACCATAGATCTCTGGGGCAGCCTGAGCTGTTGTTACAAAGAGGCCTGCTATTATTGAGGCTAAAAGTCGTTTTCTCATCAAGGTCTCCACTTTATATTTTTAAAGATAAGCAGTTCTAATAATCTGCAAATTAATACCTTATCGTTATAAGCTACGATAAAAGCTATAAGACTAGTCAAAATCAACATAATAAAAAACTCATCCCGAAGGATGAGTCTTTTTTAGAGCTGTATTAGCTTTGGATTAGAATATGTATTCTAGACCGCCACCAACAGCAAACAAGTCGGCATCATAACTACGATAAACGCCACTGCTGTCAAGATAACGAGCAACACTATCGGCTGAGTTTTGACCGATATAAGCATGAGCAATCATGTTGTCTTTATACTTGTACTTACCACCCAAGACGATTTGGTCTGAATCAGCACCACTGAAGCCACTTAGGTTATCAGTTTTGTTGTACTGTAAGTAAACAGAAGCTGGGCGAGCAAAATTAGTTAGACCCATCTCAGCACTAACCACTAAACCTTTCTCTTTTTTAGAGTCGTAAAGGTAGCCAGCTTCGTGATCATAATCAGCTTCCTGATATAGCACACCCAAAGTTACTGGATAAGCAACGTAATTACCTAGATCAACACTAGCAGTACCACGGATGATATCACCGCCCGTTCCGATACTCATGTCTTTATCATAACCGATACCCGCAGTAAAACCGGTACCTTGGTCAAACATTAATGAAGCACCAAAACCATTGTCACTATTTTCAAAGCTTTCATCAGCACCATACATAAGCGCAAGCTGTAATGGTAGGTCGTTATATTTTGGTGCAATCCAAACGATTGAGTTATCAATACGAGTGCCATCCGTTAAGTTACGGCTTGAAACGATGTCATTCTCACTAAGAGTGTTAGCGCCTAAATTATCCCAGTAACCTTCGTTGATTGCGACGTTATTGATATAGTCAATAACAGCGAAGTTACGACCAGCACGGAACTGACCAAAGTCTTTATTAGCAAGACCTAGATAGGTATCACGGCTTTTAAAAGTTCTATCATCACCATCAACACGAATACCATATTCTAACTGATAAATCACATCAGTATTAGCAGTCATGGCCTCAGAACCTTTTAAGCCGATACGTGAAGCATTTGAGTTAATCTCTACGGTGCTATTGTCTTCTTTTACAACATTAGTTCCATCAAAGACGTAAGCTTCTTTATCGACATAATCAGCAGTAACGAATGCTTTACCATAGACAGTCGGTGCCGCTTGCGCTGCAGATACAGATAGAGCAGCGATTGCTGTAGCTAAAAGTAGTTTTTTCATGGGTATCTCCACTTTACAATTTTAGTAATGAGCGAGCTATTATTAGCGAGTGCTCAAAATGGTATCGTCACAAATCCTCAAAGATATAATGTGTAACTGGCTACCGAAATCAGTCAGAAACAAGCGTGGCGAAGTGCTATTACTGTAAGAAGAAAAAACCAAAAATTACACGGTTGTAACTATGAAAGCACGTCTCAATGTAACTACTATGTAAACTTGGGTCTTTAACACTCTAGTGTGTAACATCCGTTACCAAACTCATACTTCAGCTATAAGCATAACAACTCTGACATAATTTGCAACATCTTTTTTAACTTTTGTTAATAGTTTTTTATAAAAGATTGCTAAAACTTCTGTTATTAGCTGATATCAAAGCGTTTATTAGTAGTTATCAACAATATATATTTTCCATAGAAAAACCTTCACCTGCCAAAACAGATGAAGGTCTTATCAAAAATAGCTCAAAGAGAAGATAGTTATCAAATAGAACTGATAATCTATCGGGTCATAAAAGCCTAATTACTAAGTCCTAATTACTAAGTTATGCACTAGACTTTAGATCACGACGTGCTTGATGCAATAACGGCTCAGTATAGCCACTTGGCTGCTCACGACCTTTGAATACTAAATCACAAGCGGCTTTAAAGGCATAAGAGTTATCAAAGTCGGTCGCCATAGGCTGATAAGCAGGATCATTGGCGTTTTGCTCATCAACAACTTTTGCCATACGCTTCATCGCCTCCATCACCTGCTCTTCGCTGACGACGTTGTGATGTAGCCAGTTAGCAATATGCTGACTAGAGATACGTAGGGTGGCACGGTCTTCCATCAAGCCGACATCATTGATATCAGGAACTTTAGAACAGCCTACTCCTTGGTTGACCCAGCGTACGACGTAACCTAGGATACCTTGAGCGTTGTTTTCAAGCTCGTTCTGCTTTTCTTCGTCAGTCCAGTTGGTATCCTTGGCTAGCGGTATGGTCAAGATATCGTCGACACTAGGACGAGTACGTGACTTGAGGCTATCCTGCACATCAGAGACATTGACTTGGTGGTAATGCATGCTATGCAAAGTGGCACCAGTAGGCGAAGGAACCCATGCGGTACTAGCTCCAGCTTGTGGATGCGCCGCTTTGGTATCCATCATCTCTTTCATCTCATCAGGCTTGGCCCACATGCCTTTACCAATCTGAGCACGTCCTTGTAGGCCAGTTTCAAGACCGATATCGACGTTCCACTGCTCATACGCAGGCTGCCAAGTTTGCGACTTCATATCGCCTTTACGTACGAAAGGACCCGCATTCATACTGGTATGCATCTCATCGCCTGTACGATCTAAGAAGCCGGTATTAATAAAGATAACGCGTTCTTTTGCTTGGCGGATGGCTTCTTTAAGGTTGACCGTCATACGACGCTCTTCATCCATCACACCTATCTTTAGGCTATTACGTGGCAGACCTAATAAATCTTCTGAAGCATCAAATAAGTCATTGGCCATTTTAACTTCATCTGGGCTATGCATTTTAGGCTTAACGATATACATAGAGCCTTTGCGCGAGTTCGACAGCTCGTTTTTACCTTTGATATCATTAATAGATAATAGTGGCGTGATTAGCGCATCCATAATACCTTCAAAGATCTCTTCTTGACCTTCTCCTAAATCGACCAAAATAGCAGGGTTCTGCATCAAGTGTCCGACGTTACGGATAAGTAATAGTGAGCGACCTGGAAGCACTAATTTGCCGCCATCTGGCGTAGTGTATTCACGATCTGGATTTAGCTTACGAGTACGGGTCTTACCGCCTTTCTCAAAAGTCTCTTCCAAATCACCATTCATCAGGCCAAACCAGTTGCGATAGACTTCTACCTTTTCTTCTGCATCAACCGCAGCGATAGAGTCCTCAGAATCTTGAATAGCCGTCACCGCCGACTCGAGCAGTACATCTTTGATACCAGCAGGATCGTCTTTACCGATCGGATTACTGCTATCGATTTGAATCTCG
This sequence is a window from Psychrobacter jeotgali. Protein-coding genes within it:
- a CDS encoding porin: MRKRLLASIIAGLFVTTAQAAPEIYGKAFMTMDYINSEADYDQRINATKDFDEDSFQINSNFSRIGLRGSEAMTTNTDVVYRLEYGIEIDGEDRTFQSRDTYLGLNNQDYGEFRFGRNSSVFSYVYEPMVTRAYWDNLGKRTLNDSGGAAALNMLDYTRSDNSALWIAPEYNDLQLVVQYVAGESFDNNEDGYGASIKLAKAAYTAGLAYSKDIEASGSINTLDFVTDDNVEGRVSYGGDAIRGTLTVDLDKYIDLGTPITLGAVYQQADYDFRGSKKEKGLIVSGKMALNNFAKPTTVYLQYNKTDNLNGISNNDSDQIVLGGEYQFKDNIIAHAYIGQNSADYTSPMDPTRSVADIDVFAVGGGLEYLF
- a CDS encoding porin; its protein translation is MKKLLLATAIAALSVSAAQAAPTVYGKAFVTADYVDKEAYVFDGTNVVKEDNSTVEINSNASRIGLKGSEAMTANTDVIYQLEYGIRVDGDDRTFKSRDTYLGLANKDFGQFRAGRNFAVIDYINNVAINEGYWDNLGANTLSENDIVSSRNLTDGTRIDNSIVWIAPKYNDLPLQLALMYGADESFENSDNGFGASLMFDQGTGFTAGIGYDKDMSIGTGGDIIRGTASVDLGNYVAYPVTLGVLYQEADYDHEAGYLYDSKKEKGLVVSAEMGLTNFARPASVYLQYNKTDNLSGFSGADSDQIVLGGKYKYKDNMIAHAYIGQNSADSVARYLDSSGVYRSYDADLFAVGGGLEYIF
- a CDS encoding CTP synthase; translated protein: MTKFIFVTGGVVSSLGKGITAASLAAVLEARGVTVTMTKMDPYINVDPGTMSPFQHGEVFVTEDGAETDLDLGYYERFLRHSKMSKSNNFTSGRIYQNVLNKERRGEYLGGTVQVIPHITDEIKSKIIASGEGYDIAIIEIGGTVGDIESLPFMEAVRQMQVELGRNRAILMHLTLVPYIASAGETKTKPTQHSVKELRSIGLQPDILICRSDHHISSDNRRKIALFTNVEERAVIMCEDAKSIYQIPRTLHEQDLDDLICERFGLDLPEADLSDWDKVVEAQLNPEKTVTVAMVGKYVELPDAYKSINEALLHAGITHKAAVKIDYIDAEHLESDDALFAQLSQADAVLVPGGFGERGTTGKIKAITYARENKVPYLGICLGMQLAVIEYARNVLGIDANSSEFDRKSAEPIIGLITEWLDERGELQIRTDNSDLGGTMRLGAQQAELVAGSKLAQIYGATMITERHRHRYEMNNRYIEPLEQAGMTISGYSAKQHLVESVEIADHPWFIAVQFHPEFTSSPRGGHPLFNSFVKAAKNYNEAK
- a CDS encoding heavy-metal-associated domain-containing protein — protein: MAIQTAKVSIENIDDAEGVESVMTALKNIKGVTAIELEPASNTALIRYDNTDTSIHAFTAAISMVDYVTQPFPIDAPQNPRND
- the kdsA gene encoding 3-deoxy-8-phosphooctulonate synthase, with product MEKLLTAQSHIKLKDSQGNTINIGNDQPFVLFGGMNVLESKELAFEIAEQYIDICQRLGIGYVFKASFDKANRSSLHSFRGPGLEKGVDWLGQIKEKFQVPIITDVHEPYQAQPVAEVADIIQLPAFLSRQTDLVEAMAKTGAIINIKKAQFLAPHEMRHILNKCLEAGNDKLILCERGSAFGYNNLVVDMLGFDTMKQMEVPVFFDVTHSLQQPGARSDSAGGRREQITTLARAGMATGLAGLFLEAHPNPEVAKCDGPCALRMSQLEPFLQQLKQIDDLVKGFKVLDTQ
- a CDS encoding malate synthase G — protein: MSQASHANRIQKGILAIDQQLYDFIENEVLPRVDIDSDSYWSGFEKVVQTFTPRNKELLATRDDIQAKIDQWHLDNPAKNGEIDFPAYKKFLQDIDYLLPEGEDFTVTTENVDDEIAHIAGPQLVVPVRNARYALNATNARWGSLYDALYGTDVISEENGQENKGGYNPTRGAAVVAYAKQFLDDNFALESGSYTEVTGFKVADGKLVIAQGDNSTQLQDPSKFVGYVGDADSPTGILLKNNKLHAEIQIDSSNPIGKDDPAGIKDVLLESAVTAIQDSEDSIAAVDAEEKVEVYRNWFGLMNGDLEETFEKGGKTRTRKLNPDREYTTPDGGKLVLPGRSLLLIRNVGHLMQNPAILVDLGEGQEEIFEGIMDALITPLLSINDIKGKNELSNSRKGSMYIVKPKMHSPDEVKMANDLFDASEDLLGLPRNSLKIGVMDEERRMTVNLKEAIRQAKERVIFINTGFLDRTGDEMHTSMNAGPFVRKGDMKSQTWQPAYEQWNVDIGLETGLQGRAQIGKGMWAKPDEMKEMMDTKAAHPQAGASTAWVPSPTGATLHSMHYHQVNVSDVQDSLKSRTRPSVDDILTIPLAKDTNWTDEEKQNELENNAQGILGYVVRWVNQGVGCSKVPDINDVGLMEDRATLRISSQHIANWLHHNVVSEEQVMEAMKRMAKVVDEQNANDPAYQPMATDFDNSYAFKAACDLVFKGREQPSGYTEPLLHQARRDLKSSA
- a CDS encoding porin; translation: MKKLLLATAIAALSLSTAQAAPKFYGKIFLTADYINAQADINTRLGPNETTEALDNYDENTIELNSHGSRIGLRGSEAMTENTDVIYKLEYGTSVDGDDKTFKSRDTYLGLDNKTFGQIRVGRNSSVLGEVDKSIVTEGYLDNLGDSKLKSEDELRALNMLDDSRQSNSIVWISPKYQDIPLELRLQYAADESFGSDDDSDQDGFATALLYEPEAGYTLGLAYSKDMDINDKIRILDLANPNKPRRKNVGYGGDVIRGEITADVDKYFALPAPVTLGLMYQQADYDFKGSKKEKGLVVSGKMNLENFAKPASVYLQYNKTDNLNGYDDSNSDQIVLGGTYDFKKNITAHAYIGKNSADYVAVGKIKGVDADNNQYERYANIESDIEVFAFGGGLEYKF
- a CDS encoding heavy-metal-associated domain-containing protein, with amino-acid sequence MANQTRIIKIDGMTCEGCVESVHKVTADLDGIMTISVELAENQATVTFDDSKTSAEEIAAVIDDSGFDATVANS